GAAGATATTGATCTTGCATATTTTTATTTCGAACATCCAGCAGCTTGTCCAGCCCTTCAGTACCAAAAGCTTCTTTCATCGAATTGATGAGGCTGACGGATAAATCCGAATATCCACTTGGAAAAAAACGATTAGCCGCGGGAGTTAATATCCATAGCTTGGTGGGGCGACCCATGGGACGGGCCTCTTCCACAGTGGTAACCAATCCTTCTTCTTTTAGCGCATTCAGATGTTGACGAATAGCCATTCCGGATAACGAAAACTGAGAGGAGAGAGTGACAACATCCATTCCCCCGCGCTCTTTTAACAGATTAATAATTGCTCTCCGGGTACTGGTCGAGACATCTTTTTTGGTTTGATTTCCGCTCATGGTGCACCTCCTTGTGACGAACTGAATCTACATGACTAACTACATTTTAAACAAAAATGTTGACAAAGTCAAAGCCGAACTGTAGCTTAGACATTATAAACAAAAATGTTTACTAAGTATCCGGATACGATGTATACATACCAATTTTCTTGGAGGTCACATTTCATGTCGTCTAATCATCAAAGTATTTTCAGCCCGCGTTATTTTGCACTAACCATAGGGATTATTTTGTCAGTGATGGCCGTTGGATTCGAAGGTTTATCCGTCACCACCATTGCTCCTTCAATTGCTGGAGACTTGAACGGCCTTAGCCTGTTCGGATGGATATTCAGTACCTATCTGCTTGCGCAGATTATCGGAACGCTGGTCGTCGGTCGAATCATTGATAAAAGAGGACCTGCAGCACCGTTCACTTTTGCACTTCTGTTGTTTATCGTAGGGCTGATCGCTGCCGCAACCGCAGGCGACATGTATACCATGATAGGATCACGGGCCCTGCAGGGTTTGGGTGCCGGAGCTATGATGACTTGTGTGTATACGGCTATATCGTTAAGTTACCCGGATGAGTTACGTGCCAAAATTCTTGGAGCATTTGGTACAGCCTATGTTCTTCCGTCCATGCTTGGTCCATATGTAGCAGGAGTTATCGCAGATCAGTGGTCCTGGCGGTTTGTTTTCTGGGGGATCTTACCTGTGCTGGTGGTTTC
This Paenibacillus xylanexedens DNA region includes the following protein-coding sequences:
- a CDS encoding helix-turn-helix transcriptional regulator, coding for MSGNQTKKDVSTSTRRAIINLLKERGGMDVVTLSSQFSLSGMAIRQHLNALKEEGLVTTVEEARPMGRPTKLWILTPAANRFFPSGYSDLSVSLINSMKEAFGTEGLDKLLDVRNKNMQDQYLQHLGDSSGVRERLEKLAEIRTNEGYMAEVKEQDDGSLLFIEKHCPICEAAAVCTGLCKNELHLFKTVLGDNVHIERGEYILAGGRNCVYTVRQNKP